The proteins below are encoded in one region of Corynebacterium felinum:
- the yidD gene encoding membrane protein insertion efficiency factor YidD encodes MCEQHSQKSGDPKPKHSFLARALIACVTFYQRYISALKPGSTCRFEPTCSAYSLQALNRYGAIRGFFMTLIRLSKCGPWHPGGYDPVPPREPKK; translated from the coding sequence ATGTGCGAACAGCACTCGCAAAAATCCGGCGACCCAAAGCCTAAGCACTCTTTCCTCGCACGCGCACTCATTGCGTGCGTCACCTTCTATCAACGCTACATTTCCGCGCTCAAACCTGGCTCCACCTGCCGATTCGAACCCACGTGCAGCGCCTATTCCCTGCAAGCACTCAACCGGTATGGTGCAATTCGCGGATTTTTTATGACCCTCATCAGGCTAAGCAAATGCGGACCATGGCACCCCGGTGGATATGACCCAGTTCCCCCACGCGAGCCGAAAAAATAG